CCGAACTCCACCGAGCCGATGCGTACCGGCCCGTCGGAGGTGAGGATGCTGATCCACGGCGCCCACAGCCGCAGCGTCTCGGTGAGAACATTGCGCAGGTAGCGCAATGCAGGCACATCGCCCACTTCCACTGGGCGAGAACCGACTACGGAGTCCAGTTCGTCGCGGATCTTCGCGGCGATGCCGGGCGCACGGCTCGTCTCGTAGATGAGCCAGGAGAACATCGACGACTGGGATCCGATGCTCGCCGCCAACGCCAGCAGTAGTTCGTCGACGAGGTCGTCATCGGACAGCGTCGCCCCGGTCTCCTCGTCGACGTGATGCAGAAGCGCCGACAGCATGTCGCCCTCGTCGGGTGCGTGGCGCCGGCGCTCGATCAGCGACCGCAGCGCGGCACGGACCCGCCTGGAATCGGCGATGAATCGGCGGTTGGCCAGCAGCCGCAACTGCCTTGCGGTCTTGGGCAGGGCGCCACGAATGATGACTTCGCTGAGCAGCCAAGGGGTTCGCTCGCGGATGACGTCGATCTCTTCGGCGTCGGATTGGGCACGGAACAAGGTTGCCAGCATGGTGCGCATCACCAGCTGGTGCACGCTGGCCCGCAAGTCGGTCTGGGCGCCGCCGACGAGTGAGCCTGCCCAGTCGTCGGCGATCGCTGCGACGGTGACCCCGTATTCGTTGAGGCGGCGTTGGCGAAATACCGGGGCGATCAGTCGGCGCCTCAGGTCGTGTTCGGGCCCGCTGAGTACATTGGTCGCGCCACTGACCAATTCATGGATGGCCTCGCGCATCGGCTCGCGGTGGAAGGACCCGGCGCGGCCGAGGCTGACGTCGCGGATCAGCTCCGGGGTGGTGAGCAGGTAGGAGGCTCGCGGCCCCAGGTACACCCGGACGATGGGACCGATGCCGGGGGCGCGCAGCAGCAACTCGCGCGGGTCACCCGTGACCATGTGGGCGTGGCCGATCAACGGCAGACGCCCTGGCGCCGTGGGGATTCCAGACAGACCGGCTGGCGTCATGGCGGCAGCGTAGCTGGTTTACGACGAGGTGAGGCTGCGAACGGCTTCGATGCGGGCTTTGAGCTGATCGGTGGTGGCAGCGGCCACCGGTGGTCCGCCGCAGACGCGGCGCAGTTCGTTGTGGATCTGACCGTGGGTCTTGCCGGTGCGGTGGTGGGCCAGCGACACCAGGGCGTTGAGTTCGCGGCGCAGATCCCGCAGCTGACCGTGCGTGGTCAGCCGCGGCACCTCACCGCTGGCGGTGCGCTTCTCGATCTGCTCTTCTTGCCTGCGCCGCAACAGATCTCGCATCGATGCGGCGTCGAGCAGGCCCGGGATGCCGAGGTAGTCGGCCTCCTCGTCGCTGCCGGCCGGTGTCGCGGTCCCGAACGACGAGCCGTCGAAGATGACCTGATCGAGCTCGGCGTCGGCGCCCAGATACTCGATCTTGTTGTCGCCCTCGTCGGGTTCGTCGCGGTTCTGCTTGGCCAGCTCCGCCTCGAGTGGATCGTCCTCGAGGTTCTCCCGGTGCGGCTTGCCCAGCACGTGATTGCGCTGTGCCTCCATCTCGCTGGCGAGCAGCAGCAGGTTGGGCACCGACGGCAGGAAGATGCAGGCGGTCTCACCGGGCCGCCGTGAGCGCACGAACCGGCCGATCGCCTGGGCGAAGAACAACGGAGTCGAGGCGCTGGTGGCGTACACGCCGACCGCGAGGCGCGGGACGTCGACACCTTCGGACACCATCCGCACCGCGACCAGCCAGCGCGAGGTGCTCTCCGAGAACTGCGAGATGCGATCCGAGGCGCCCTTGTCGTCGGAGAGCACGACGGTGGGGGCCTCGCCGGTGATTTTGAGCAGCAGGTCGGCGTAGGCGCGGGCTGCGGTCTGATCGGAGGCGATGATCATGCCGCCGGCGTCCGGCACGTGTTCGCGAAGCCCGCGCAGCCGGGTGTCGGCCGCGGCGATCACCGCGGGCATCCATTCGCCGGCCGGGTTGAGCGCGGTCTTCCAGGCCCGGGCGGTCTGCTCGGCGGTCAACGGCTCACCCAAGCGTGCCGCGTGTTCCTCGCCGGCGCTGTCGCGCCAGCGGGCCTCACCGGAGTAGGCCATGAACATGACCGGGCGCACGACACCGTCGGCCAGCGCGTCGGAATAGCCGTAGGTGTGGTCGGCCTGGGAGCGGGCGAAGCCGTCGGGACCGACCTCGTAGTTGACGAACGGGATCGCGCTGTCGTCGCTGCGGAACGGGGTCCCGGTCAGGGCCAGCCGGCGCGTCGCGTCGTCG
This is a stretch of genomic DNA from Mycobacterium sp. ELW1. It encodes these proteins:
- a CDS encoding cytochrome P450; this translates as MTPAGLSGIPTAPGRLPLIGHAHMVTGDPRELLLRAPGIGPIVRVYLGPRASYLLTTPELIRDVSLGRAGSFHREPMREAIHELVSGATNVLSGPEHDLRRRLIAPVFRQRRLNEYGVTVAAIADDWAGSLVGGAQTDLRASVHQLVMRTMLATLFRAQSDAEEIDVIRERTPWLLSEVIIRGALPKTARQLRLLANRRFIADSRRVRAALRSLIERRRHAPDEGDMLSALLHHVDEETGATLSDDDLVDELLLALAASIGSQSSMFSWLIYETSRAPGIAAKIRDELDSVVGSRPVEVGDVPALRYLRNVLTETLRLWAPWISILTSDGPVRIGSVEFGDGTNILFSPLMVHLQDRYFPHASTFDPDRWESDTVDRDVMMAFGLGQRHCPGSQFALLSITLQAAALFSRWDIRLPAGFQVKPQAKDFVLSPASLPVVFSPRTPG
- a CDS encoding DEAD/DEAH box helicase, which codes for MRAVDAPSTQALRGWQRRALVKYLAAKPRDFLAVATPGAGKTTFALRIVAELLAEGTVEAVTIVVPTEHLKIQWAQAAARHGISLDPKFSNSNSQTSAEYHGVVVTYAQVASHPTRHRVRTENRKTLVVFDEIHHGGDAKTWGDAIREAFDDATRRLALTGTPFRSDDSAIPFVNYEVGPDGFARSQADHTYGYSDALADGVVRPVMFMAYSGEARWRDSAGEEHAARLGEPLTAEQTARAWKTALNPAGEWMPAVIAAADTRLRGLREHVPDAGGMIIASDQTAARAYADLLLKITGEAPTVVLSDDKGASDRISQFSESTSRWLVAVRMVSEGVDVPRLAVGVYATSASTPLFFAQAIGRFVRSRRPGETACIFLPSVPNLLLLASEMEAQRNHVLGKPHRENLEDDPLEAELAKQNRDEPDEGDNKIEYLGADAELDQVIFDGSSFGTATPAGSDEEADYLGIPGLLDAASMRDLLRRRQEEQIEKRTASGEVPRLTTHGQLRDLRRELNALVSLAHHRTGKTHGQIHNELRRVCGGPPVAAATTDQLKARIEAVRSLTSS